In Deinococcus depolymerans, one DNA window encodes the following:
- a CDS encoding MbcA/ParS/Xre antitoxin family protein: protein MYGLNVKDMALIIGRDPSGLARWPDSAGVQEALVPLEALAVRLRAYFGSMEVSRMWLQAPNPALGSEVPISRLRAGKVKTVQRLLLMAQTGMPV from the coding sequence GTGTACGGCCTGAACGTCAAGGACATGGCGCTGATCATTGGGCGGGACCCGAGCGGCCTGGCCCGGTGGCCCGACAGTGCGGGCGTGCAGGAGGCCTTGGTGCCGCTGGAGGCGCTGGCGGTGCGGCTGCGGGCGTACTTCGGGTCGATGGAAGTCAGCCGCATGTGGCTCCAGGCGCCGAATCCAGCGCTGGGGAGCGAGGTGCCGATCAGCCGCCTGCGGGCGGGGAAGGTGAAGACCGTGCAGCGGCTCTTGCTGATGGCGCAGACGGGAATGCCCGTTTGA